The nucleotide sequence TTGTATCCTAACTGTTTGTTTATTTTCAGAAATCCGGGAGAAACATAAATTGGAATTGGAGAATTTGACGCTGACAAAGCACCCATTCAGGACATTGCACTTCTTCAATTTAGCTATGTTGCAATACTTGAAAAGATCAGTAGCATATATCCTGAGTAAAAGAGCTTTGTTTGTTCTCCTAATTGTTATGGTGGTAATTCCTGGAGTTGCACTTCTGGTTACCGATGGTCTGCACAAAAAGGTGTGGGCAACTTTACTACATTTGTGGAGTATACTGACATAATAACAGTTGATAGTGCATTTTGTAAACTACATGAGTGCTAACGTTTGTTTTCTGATTTCTATGCAGCATGTGCAGGAGTTCCTTAATTATGCTAGATTTGTGTTGTGGTGGGTTTCATTAGGTGTGGCCTCTTCAATCGGACTAGGCAAGTGTCATTAACTTCTCTCAAGATTATGTAGTGTGATCACATATAATAAAGGAGGCGCAAATGAATCATGTGTTAACATAGTTAATTTATCCTTTTTGTCCTACAAATACTTTACCTTTTATAGCTAAACAGTTAAACCATACCGTCTGGTGGCTGAAGCATCTAGTGAACATGAACCAGCTCGCTAGAAACTATTTTTTAAAGTTGGCACATCCTTTATTTTTAGTTATAATATCATTAGTTATTTCTGTGTTAGTAAAAAGTAAATACCAGCAGCAAAATTATAATATATGGACCTTATTTGACCTTGAGAAAAAAAGGCTAAAGGTCCGCGAAAATTGGAGAGCTGTATTGCCAAGTTGTATAGTAGAAGTTAGAAGTTCTGACATTTTAGGGTGTTGGGTTTAAGTTTTTGCAGTGACTGTGTGTGGCACTAAGACATCTTGGAGGTTGACTACCTCATGATATATCACTAATATCGTGCTCTTTTGCACCCAAAGAAAGACACTGTTACCATATTCATGTTTCTAGCAGAATATGTGGATATTTGGAATTGTCAGATGGTTTTGAGACATTATTTAGGCAAAATGTCAGAACAATATTTGGTCATCTTAGAGACTTAGGCATGATAAACCAACTATAAGTTACTTTTGTATACTTTCTTAGTTAGCAGTTGTCTTGTGCTGTAGTACATGATAGGTTCCCCTTTATCATATGCCAAGACATGTAACAATGAATGCTGCCAAGTGTTAAATTTGGAAAATAGAACTTTGAAGTTTATTTGTTTGCCTGGAGTAAGGAGTTCGTTTTTGAAAATTGATGGATTAGTATTTGAAATGCAGGTTCAGGTTTGCATACCTTTGTGCTGTATCTTGGGCCCCACATTGCTCTCTTCACTATTAAGGCTGTTCAATGTGGCCGTGTTGATTTGAAGACCGCTCCATATGATACCATACTGCTTAAACAGGCGCCATCATGGCTTGACAAGAAGTGTTCGGAATTTGGATCGCCCATGTACCCTTCATCAGATCATTCAGTGATGATCCCAGTTATTGATTTACTCCCTCAGGTTCAGCTGGAAGCTGTTCTTTGGGGTATCGGGACAGCACTTGGCGAGCTCCCTCCTTATTTTATATCACGAGCTGGTAATTGTTGAATGCATTTTGTTCTGAAGTAATTGTGATATTCTGTTAGATACTTTACAGCTGTACAGTATATTATATTCAATCTATGTGCAGATAATATTAGTTCTTTCTGTATTGTTTCTTAACTGATTTCCCTTGAACACTACCTGTAGTGCCTACTTTTTACTGTACTATGTAACATGTGTGTGTGCCATCAGCCCATCATTATTATATCCATTTAGCTTTTGTCCCTACAAACATCATAAAAACATTCATCGACATTGTCAATCTGCAAACATCATAAAAACATCATTGTCTCACATAGAGAACGGGCCGAGCggcgtaacaaaaataaaaaaggaCAGCTCCATGTAGAGAAGTTGTGCTGCTGTGGAAGCTAATCAGCATGAAACTATAACATTCATATATAATTAGCTTCATTGGGGAGTGGTTGTTACAGACACTCATCGACACTGACTGATGCTGACGAAACTGAACAAAACACTAGTTCAACAGGGATAAGATGCAACAGGGGGTGAGTACAAAAACTCAATCTGCATCTGGTGGACTCCTAACGATAACACACGCTCCCAGATCCTACACACACTTTTGTCTACTGGGTGTTCGCACCCAGGTACATTAGCAGCACAATACTAGTATGGTGGCCATCAGGTTGGTGCACGCTATCAGTAGACTAGCAGCAGCCATGACTTGGGATGATCAGCCTAGAACGTGATCTGTGTGCAGATCTGCTGGCATGTGCGCGGCAAGCCTGCTGGTTGACGTGTGGTGCTGAGTGGCATTGGGGGTTGTAGCCCTTGTGATCTGGACAGCGGGATCCAGGCGTGTGGGCGTGCGTTGGGAGTACCGCCGGCGCTGGGAATCTTGCTCGGCATCCTCTGACGAGAGCACGAGCGACTGCGGGGACGGCTAGACAGAGGAGTGGCGGGGTGGGGCAGAGCAGAGGGAGGCGGGGGAGGAACGCGTCTACCCAGCACCAACAGGATCCATGTCGTTGTCGCCGGAGTAGGGCGGCGTCGGAAGGCGGGGGAGGAACGCGTCTACCCAGCACCAACAGGATCCATGTCGTCGTAGCCGGAGTAGGGTGGCgtcgggaggcgcgggcggcgttAACGGGGAAACCCTATTTCACAGGAGGAGAGGGCCGAGAGGATCGTTCGGGTTGATACATGGGGGGATAAGGGCAGTGGCATTTCCTTCGTAATTGTGCGCAAGTGGGAGGACAAGGGGATATACCAGTTTGTTTTTAAGTGACTGCTCGCAGGAAGTAGCTGCTAAAAGCCACAAAATAACTGGCCCTTTATTGTTGGTAAACAGTACTGGTTTCATTCTCAGTAGTGAGATACAATACAACTTCTGAGACTGTTTGTTACTATAGTCGTGTCTTATGAAACTCTCTTTATTCTTGTTTGTTCTCTTTCCTTGCATGCTGGAGTTGATTATTTAAGGGCTATTTATATGGTCGAATGTTAAACTCTAGAAATTATTTTGTAGCAAACCATAGCTTGCGCGTTCTTGAAATCTGCAACCTTCTTATCTCAAGGTTCATTTTTTAAGCTGTCCATACTGAGCAAGTGATCTCTGATGTTGCAGCTCGTTTGTCAGGAAGTGAGTTAGAAGCTGTCAAGGAGCTAGATGTTGCTCCTTCGTCAGAAGATGGTCCAATAGCATCCACTGTGAATCGTACAAAACGCTGGCTGCTTTCTCACTCACAACATCTCAACTTCTTCACTATCTTGATACTTGCTTCGGTTAGTCTTTGTCCTGTCTGAATCTTTGAATAACGATTTCTTACACAAAAAAGTAGATGCAGAATTTTGCTTTGGCAGTATATCGTTAATGCAGCTCTTGCAGGCTTCGGCCCTAATTTTTCTATTTGGTGCCAAAATATGCTAATTGGACATTTTTTATACCAAAATGAACACATGTAACTAGTTCCAAGTATGGATATATAATGCATCATGTAACTTATATTCTTTGTGTTTAC is from Triticum aestivum cultivar Chinese Spring chromosome 3A, IWGSC CS RefSeq v2.1, whole genome shotgun sequence and encodes:
- the LOC123062241 gene encoding vacuole membrane protein KMS1, which encodes MGRRKATAAGPARGSSRADHSVISEIREKHKLELENLTLTKHPFRTLHFFNLAMLQYLKRSVAYILSKRALFVLLIVMVVIPGVALLVTDGLHKKHVQEFLNYARFVLWWVSLGVASSIGLGSGLHTFVLYLGPHIALFTIKAVQCGRVDLKTAPYDTILLKQAPSWLDKKCSEFGSPMYPSSDHSVMIPVIDLLPQVQLEAVLWGIGTALGELPPYFISRAARLSGSELEAVKELDVAPSSEDGPIASTVNRTKRWLLSHSQHLNFFTILILASVPNPLFDLAGIMCGQFGIPFWEFFFATLIGKAIIKTHIQTLFIISLCNNQLLYFLEKELIWIFDHIPGFSATLPSVIAKLHSAKEKYLSPPVSVSPSSQMEDKQWNFSFALVWNTVVWLVLVNFFIKIVTSTAQDYRKRQQDIEMELITDSSPQNHSKTN